ttcactttattaactctatcaaaaacaaactcccatcatttgttgttttaaagatacacacaatgaaaggtgtgaaaacattgtgccgtgtaatgtcagttaccgtgaaaatgcccctcTGTATACAGTTGGTTGTTCCACTGAACTATGTTAGCTGTGCTTTATAGCCAAGATGACTCAGTGATGATGTTTGTATATAGATATAAACATTGTCTTGTCATTACGGAGCCTACACACTATTGTAAGTAGGCCTGTATGTAAACAAACAtggatttccataaaaaaacatgGGCCATCAATTGATATGCTTTTAATTATTCTACATCTAGTAAAATCTGGACAAACATAGGCTTCAATTGGGCAAGATGTGTATCCATCGCACTAACGATATACCATCCGTGTCTGGGGATGATAGTAAATCGCCAGAAAAGATGGTTATTTCTGTCTAACTGAAAATGTATTGaggaaaataagtgaaactctTGGATGttatgactttcttattttacactaCACCTGATTCTGATGAAATCTTGATAGCACCGttcttgtttgaatttcttttaaattcacCTTGGTGGGATAGTCTTCCCCTTAATTACTCACTTATTACCTCCCTATtgtattgatatttgatttctTATTTACAGTTCAACCATTCAAGAAATACACCAAAGTGATCCATAGACTGATGTGGCAGTACTGATCAAACATTAATTGGGACAATGGAAGATCCAGTTTCAGAAGATCCATTTTCAGAAGACCCTCAGATGCTAACCATTCCTCAAGCAGTAAACACTGGAAATGTAGAGACTGATTCACCAGGAGACTGTCACTTTAAAGAAACTTTACCAATTCAAGAGATTGAACCAATTGATGTAGAAATGAGAGATGAAACAGAGGTATGGACTGCTCCTGATGGCTCTTTTACAAAGCGCATTATTAAAAAGGGTTTCGGGTTTACAAGCCCGAATGATGGTTCATCTTGTCGGGTGACCATCTCTATAATGGATCTTTACAAGGTGGAGAACAAGGATGTAGGTTACCCTACTGGTGAGGAGGCTGATATTTTGCATGGAGATGGCTGCGGGATATATTCTGAAGCGATAGATGCCTGCCTTGAAACTATGCATTGCAGGGAACAATGTGAGCTTCAAGTCTTTGAAAGTCGCAGCGTTGAAATGGTTGGACAAACTCATGGACCACATCCTGTAGAATCCAGGAATAAGGATTGGCTGGAATCAAATGAAGTGGCTTCATTTGTCGTTACCTTGCATGATTTCACAAGAAACAAAGATATCCACAAGATGAGTGTTGAAGATATCTTCTCCAGGGTATCACAGCTGAAAGACTGTGGGACAAAGTGTTTCAAAGAGGGTAAGCTCCAGCTTGCAGAGCGATTCTATCTCCGTGCTGGTCATTACCTTATCATGGTGTGTCATCCACAAGACGTCAAAGACTTAGATGATGCCCTTCAACAGGAATACAATTTACTAAAAAAGAGCTGTTCTCTCAATCTTGCTGCATGCCAACTGAAACACAAGCGATATCATGATGTAATTACCCATTGCATTAGTGCCCTAGAAATCGACCCATTGAATACAAAGGCACTCTATCGTCGCTGTCAAGCATACATTGCCTTAGATGAGTTTGAGAAGGCTAGAACAGATATACAAACTGCATTGGATGAAGAGCCAAAGAGTAAATTCTTTTTAGAACAGAAAAGACTTCTggtgaaaagagaaaaagtggTTTATAATAAACTTTCTAAAGGTATGAATAAGATGTTTGGAGGATCCTCATGACAGTAAACAGTTTTAATGGCCTTTAAACTTTGATGCAAGTTACAAAGATAGTATATTAGTTCAGAGGCTTGGAGTTGTCTGAGTAAAGTCAGGTCAGTGTCGCATTGCATAAAAGCTAAGTATGTTATAACTTTGACATTGGTAACAACCATGAAAACAAGgctaaaaaataaagtaaattggGTTTCATAAGAAACTGATCAAACTATACAAGGGCACTACACAAATTGCACTCCgtcaaaatgacaaaattttttACACAGGCTtgcttcaataatctttactaatCACGTGTCAATAATTTGGTTCAATCACAGAGAGGCTATAGCCCCCCACATCAATTGGTTTCAGGttccaaagtcacaaaatggcaaaagaaagaccaatgaaaatgagatgggattaaacaaacttcACAGTTATTGGCTTGATCACATTGATTCTACAGGAAgttgaaatcaaaattttcaatgaCTGGAACAATCACACAGCCATACACAAATCTATGGGGATGTCCTGATAAAGCGGGGATAATCTTTACACAGTGTTATCTGTGTGTGGCTGTGAGTGAgatacacacagacacacaccaTGTTAGATTATTCCCTGCTTACCACTAGTTCACAGTTGTTTTTTTAGCAAACtgttgaatgaaaaatattacataatcCCAAAGATTACAATGAAAAACAGATCATAAAAGAATGGAATTAAGCATAAAATTTAAAGGTTTTTTTGAGTGTGCAGTGTGTTTTGCATATAGACTCAAAACAGACAGGATGGTTGCAGACTACTTGTGAGCAATACTATGAATCAAACATGAGCAAGTTATACTTGTACATTGCATGAAATGTCCAAAAATGAGATATTTGTTATTAATGTAGATTAAAGATACATGTCTTTGATTGAAAAGATGAATTCCAGTTTACATGTCATCATTGAAAGTGTTTTGCTCTTGGGTAATCctataaaatatgtatgtccTTTGGGGACCTTCCTGAtgtgatttttctgttttctattcatgactTGAGCAGTTTGTGAACTGATGTAAAAAttaaatcattcaatattttctaGTTTGCTCAGTAATTCTAAATGAGAGCAAAAACTGTATATTGTTCAATGTGCATGAGTAGTAATAGAAagagattgattgatttgaggatggaaggaagaaaggaaggaaaagaattGAATGAAGGACTGACAAAGTTTTTTGCAGTGCTATCTGGGGTTTCATAGTTCTGCTATGATACTTGCACAATTTTTGGTTCCTGCATCGTCACGAATCTATCGTGCCAATTCGCGACAATGCAGGATACAAAGTGTATCACTGGGTCGTACCATAATCACGTTATTCAATTCATCATTCATTGGAGCATAAAATCAAACTTGGTGAATTGCCTTTCCTTATAGCCAAACTGCACATGTGTATGCCTTCTAGGCGAGCAATTCTAGATTTGTGGGAAGTATGTGTAACCAATTTGTAATCTACTCCATCGATTAGTTGTGTACTAGTCGTGAAATGCGTGCCACTCATGCCATGGCACGACTTGGCCCAACGACATTGCACAGTCTACGAATAGTTCACGCCAATAATCCCCAAAATTTGTGAAACTTTAGAAATTCTAAAATTTTGACACAACACTACGAGCATTGTTCCACACTGGCCTGCACACTTTAGGACATGGAATGACATGGCATGATTCGATGCGTGAACTAGTCGTAAACTATTTGGGTCCTAAAATGGTGCAAGTTTCATAGCAGCATTAGGAATTTGAAATGAACATATGATTCCTGAACTGGATTGATTGAAGGGGTGTGTTTAGCTGCCTATGGTAGGCATAGGATGGTGATCCTACCCATTGACTATGGTAGGCATAGGATGGTGCTCCAACCCATTGACTATGGTAGGCATTGGATGGTGCTTTAACCCATTGACTATGGTACATGTAGGCATAGGATGGTGCTCCAACCCATTGACTATGGTAGGCATTGGATGGTGCTTCAACCCATTGACTATGGTAGGCATAGGATGGTGCTCCAACCCATTGACTATGGTAGGCATAGGATGGTGCTCCAACCAATTGACTATGGTAGGCATGGGATGATGCTTCAACCCATTGACTATGGTACATGTAGGCATAGGATGGTGCTCCAAACCATTGACTATGGTAGGCATAGGATGGTGCTCCAACCCATTGACTATGGTAGGCATTGGATGGTGCTCCAACCCATTGACTATGGTAGGCATAGGATGGTGCTCCAACCCATTGACTATGGTAGGCATAGGATGGTGCTCCAACCCATTGACTATGGTAGGCATTGGATGGTGCTCCAACCCATTGACTATGGTAGGCATAGGATGGTGCTCCAACCCATTGACTATGGTAGGCATAGGATGGTGCTCCAACCCATTGACTATGGTAGGCATTGGATGGTGTTCCAACCCATTGACTATGGTAGGCATTGAATGGTGTTCCAACCCATTGACTATGGTAGGCATAGGATGGTGCTCCAACCCATTGACTATGGTAGGCATAGGATGGTGCTCCAACCCATTGACTATGGTAGGCATAGGATGGTGCTCCAACCCATTGACTATGGTAGGCATAGGATGGTGCTCCAACCCATTGACTATGGTAGGCATTAAcgtccgtattctgaactctggttttaAATTTAGctctaactttgaaaactactataaaaaactagattttaattcttcatgcggacgaattaggtggtctgtcgtagaaagataaacaattatttaaacaaatgagtaGATATTAGATtaaaagataaatagacagacatacatatttaaacagatacacataagaaagatagataaatagatggatggagagataaattataagTGGATAGATTAATATAAGAAAGGTAGATAAATTATATCTTGatggatgttcagtaatatttgataacccttatgtccaaatttcatgaactaggtccatatactgtctaagttatgacatttcaaaaacttaactttcagttaagatttggtgttgacaccgtcgccgtcggaaaagtggcgcctatagtcttactctgctatgcaggtgagacaaaaacatacattccataattttagcagagttagaccacgatctaagttaaacccgacttcagaatacgggcctaagtGATTGCCTTGTGTCATGAGTAGCCATTATGATCCTACTTGTTGTGACTTCTTTCTTTGGGGGTTATTTTAAGAGCATAGTGTTTACTTCCCCTCCACCTGACATGGTCTAAGCCATGCCTATAACTTTGTGCCTAGTCCCACTACCATCCATAACCATATGTGAATAAATAAGATTTCATTGGAAAGAGGAGATATCTGTATGTGACTTTAATGTGTTAACACTTTTGTGCAAACCTAACTCAATCCTCACCAATTTGAAATTGGatcttttttaattatgtatcaGAGAATTTAAGATTTGATTTAAGAGGAAAAATGGGATCAAATCTCTCATAAGCTCTCTTTTCTtgtttctcttctctttctgaattttcttttattttctcttctctcttaattttgaaataactatTTCCTCTCTCAATCTCTTCAATTCCTTAACCATGATGTTACACATCTTTCCATCTTATTCCCTCTGTATACAGTCTTCTCACCCCTTCCTCTCAAGCATGCCTCGTCTCCCCccgtttctctctctctcttcatcatcttcaatcTTTCTGTTTCTAtagcccagcgcacactatggGATGTGATTGCACCAAGATACAATAGCAATAGCTCTGCAGCGCGTGCATCTCCATGGCGCCTCTTCTTTTGCGCATATGTTGTCTGCGATGCATATGTTTTCTGGTCACGATGTCATCGTTTAGGacaaatctgattggctgtaaTTAGCAAAGTCACAGAAAGATTTGACAAGTCAAATTTCTGCGACCCTAATGCAACAAAACGGGTCGCGGTTGCAGCACATTGTGAGTTGACGCACACTCTGTGATTTCGTTGCCATCACgtcgcatagtgtgcgctgggcttaaTCCTTTTCATCGAAAGAATGCGCAATGAGCAAGAATTGAAATCAGTAAATCAAAACACTGAGATCCCAATAAGATTGTTGTGTTTAAAAACTGAATGAGGTTTGTGAATAGTTTGTGTACTGTGTTGTTGACTAATCTCTTACAGTGTAACAATGTAATCATAAAGGCACAATTTGCCCACATGTATTACAAAAACTCACAAAttagaaattgaaaataagGGGAGAAAGCGTCAATCAATAAAGCAGCCATCACTCTAATTTATGAttttcacagcatttttactgcATTTCAGGGATCAAATTAGACTTGCCTATGCACAATACTATCTTGCTATATACACACATCCACTAAAATCCAACCATGTACCTACAAATAAAAGTAATCATTAAAATGGTCTAAAACCTATTTCAATTGGTTCATTTGGCACTACCTTAGAATCTACATAATACTTAAACAAGCAACATGAATTCAAATATCCCATGTAAAAGTTTTCGATATCTTAAATAAAAATCCCTAATAATGAGAGACTGACAATATTGGAATGGACCAAGAAGAAAGAGATGTTGCACTACCGCAAGAAATCTAGGCACCCAAGTGTTTGTTCACaagtaatcaaaatcaattttgttcATTGTAATTACAGCATACTATAGAAGTTTGGAAAGTCATAAAAATGCaccattatatacatatattagcAAAGTAAAGGCAATATGGCATGTATTTCATTACCTGTTTGTCAAGTATACCATTTATAATCCTGAACCCATATCCACAATTTACTTactttgtacatgaaatatTGCAACAAGTTCCCTTTCAGATTTAAAAAGAATCTAATTtacaataatactaatactgATTTCTGGATTAATGAGAATTCTATAGTTATCTTTCAGGAATTAAACTGCATTATTTACATTCTCCTTTTCTGTCATTTTTGATTCACAGATTggtttccataatttcatttttaaaaacaccCACATTTTAAtactaaaaggaaaaaaatttgagttctataattaaataaatatagaTTCACACCCAGGTGCAAATAACATAAAGCTTTGCAATCAATCTTTAGCTGATTTCTAAAATTGATTGCAGTGAGTAATTGAATCATACAACAACTGCATAATCAGTTGCTAAGCTTTGCATTAAGGCCCGGATAACACAGCTAGTATTACAGAgcaacataattattatttacatgtacattactgtGAAGTGTGGAATTCACCTACTTAGTCCGGTCTTTGTGTAACAATGttcaacattttatttgtaagtGTGATATTCCCTATCACATTCCTCTTTACgctgacaataaaaaaaaaataagttcaaattttcagcttcaaatgcattataaaataaaatcttcaaTTTATGCTGGAAATTAATGTAAAAACTCCATATTAAAAGCCTGCAGTGTGCATTTGGAcagttgaaataaaatcatttaaaattagTCTCTCTCCAATCCTTGAATGCtctaaaattaataataaaacttAAGAAATTAAGTATTTAGCTACAACTCATATCTAGCTTTTCCTATGTAGCATATCTCAGATGCTGAACACTTCTACTAATTAgtaccatgtatttttctgcttaatcaacatttttaaagctaaatatatatttatctttctaCCAAATGGCAAGCAAATATTCATAAGAATGTGTATTCCTGGAcaaatctaaagaaaaaaataatatctgaCATGAGAAAAGAACCCAACAGTCAACGTAAActggaatgtttttttttaaattgtgtaaatttcatctgaaagaaaaatacatagcTTGACTGGTACTATACAAACATTATTTAACTCTTTGTTCGCCAAGTTCGCCGATTGGCACACTTGCTGCTTCCCCAAGTACGCCGATCGGCACAAATCTCACGACAATCCGATTACACTGATTTATACAATGCTATCAATCACAAAAGCTAAGCTCCCTAAGCTGCACTTCCTGCCttgccattgaaaaaaaaatagcctaGGCTTAGAGTATTGGGCCTGTACTATTATTCTTTGACAAAGGGGTTATAAGTAGCTTGttctcatattttgtaaaatctggGAATGAATAGCCTGTACACTTATAGTTTGCCAATTGAAATCTGAAGGTTTTCATTGATCAGAGATATATCTTCTAAACATgagtaaatatttatgaaatatacatgaataGAAAGCTATTTTCATACTCTATAACTTAactgtagaacatttttctgaaGGAAAAGGCATAAAAAAGTTAGAGCCATGTAAACTACGCATGCAAATCCAGAGCACCCATTTCTGGTGTCCACAGAATTAATCCGGCAATAGGGGATTCCGTGCACGGCGGACAAAGAGTTAATAATGATCATGTGTATGGATAGAAAAATAGATAGAAATTGTAAAATAGACCCCTAATTATTACTTAACTGAGTGTTTAAACCAGAAAGGCTGCAAAAGGTATATCAAAAAGATATATACTTTGAAGTGCTTAGTTCCACTTAAAAATCATATGTTCATGTCCTTTTCTGTTTCTATAATTTATTCCAAAATTCCatcttataacaaaaaaatgctAAGCAATCAATTGTATGGAAGGCAAGATCATTCAATGTCTCATACAATCTGTATGGTGGATTGCCAGGCAAGCAGGTGATGAGACCTTCTGTTACTAATGTTGGTTCAGTTGGTTGTTATGCCCTTATGATTCCACTGTCTGTAGGTTGCCCTTGGCTTTCTGGATGACATGGTGAGTTTTACACACTgaaatttgaagaagaaaaattcaGGGGCTCAttataatgaaagaaaacctTCTTGGACATTTCAACATGGACACATTATTTTTGAGAAAGATGATATACTGAAGTTTGACTTTATTTAGCACAGCTTGAGCTCAAGTTGAAGTATAGTACAACTTAATATAAATTATGTCTagatacagttgtgctcaaaagttagtgaaccccaccacataatgcactccttcatgctgagtgttgaatgtagacaaaaACACTATAATGTTCGGCAAgccaagagaaacaaactttacatTATCACCTGATTTCGCAATTAGATTTCTAAGACAtgacagaacttgaacactttaaataatgttcattttctggtggggttcactaactttcaAACACCACTGTAGATGACACTATACAGATgaatattattgtcatcatttttcAGTGCTTTACTGATGAACAATGCAAGCActaaattatttaaaatgtggaaagtgacataaaaaaaaaa
Above is a window of Lytechinus pictus isolate F3 Inbred chromosome 15, Lp3.0, whole genome shotgun sequence DNA encoding:
- the LOC129278108 gene encoding FK506-binding protein-like; the protein is MEDPVSEDPFSEDPQMLTIPQAVNTGNVETDSPGDCHFKETLPIQEIEPIDVEMRDETEVWTAPDGSFTKRIIKKGFGFTSPNDGSSCRVTISIMDLYKVENKDVGYPTGEEADILHGDGCGIYSEAIDACLETMHCREQCELQVFESRSVEMVGQTHGPHPVESRNKDWLESNEVASFVVTLHDFTRNKDIHKMSVEDIFSRVSQLKDCGTKCFKEGKLQLAERFYLRAGHYLIMVCHPQDVKDLDDALQQEYNLLKKSCSLNLAACQLKHKRYHDVITHCISALEIDPLNTKALYRRCQAYIALDEFEKARTDIQTALDEEPKSKFFLEQKRLLVKREKVVYNKLSKGMNKMFGGSS